Proteins encoded by one window of Salvia splendens isolate huo1 chromosome 7, SspV2, whole genome shotgun sequence:
- the LOC121741377 gene encoding subtilisin-like protease SBT5.3 — translation MHNARDTEGHGSHTLSTAAGNMVAGANVFGIGNGTSKGGSPRPTRSMTAPASTPISWMLLTPPLVDVISLSVHRYMLLARRRQGNPRRRLGRELRPLSRHRCATVAASTIDRRLGANVALRNGYEPE, via the exons ATGCACAATGCGCGCGACACAGAAGGGCATGGGTCCCACACCCTGTCGACCGCCGCCGGCAACATGGTGGCCGGAGCCAATGTTTTCGGGATCGGAAACGGAACGTCTAAAGGAGGCTCTCCGAGACCTACAAGGTCAATGACAGCTCCTGCTTCGACTCCGATATCTTGGATGCTTTTGACGCCGCCCCTCGTCGACGTCATCTCTCTCTCCGTCCATCGCTACATGCTCCTTGCACGCCGTCGCCAAGGGAATCCCCGTCGTCGCCTCGGGCGGGAACTCCGGCCCCTATCCAGGCACCGTTGCGCCACTGTTGCTGCCAGCACTATTGACCGTCGCTTGGGGGCTAATGTTGCACTAAGAAACG GGTATGAGCCTGAGTGA